One Rosa chinensis cultivar Old Blush chromosome 3, RchiOBHm-V2, whole genome shotgun sequence DNA window includes the following coding sequences:
- the LOC112192928 gene encoding RING-H2 finger protein ATL33 has protein sequence MESSPAILNKPPPPFPAPPRSVDFSALEFILGLLAVITVPALIYAVFFTIKCPPNLFRHRPRRSSTTSPADPAHARPEVISDLKYQKDAHVKEIGTECPVCLSVFADGEEVRQLSVCKHSFHGTCINMWLKDHSNCPICRANIAVDRSSSNSRTAASGREYRDDLQQGLPDASAMV, from the coding sequence ATGGAGAGCTCACCGGCCATCCTAAACAAACCACCCCCGCCCTTCCCGGCGCCACCGCGCAGCGTCGACTTCTCCGCCCTCGAGTTCATCCTCGGCCTCCTCGCCGTCATCACCGTCCCCGCCTTAATCTACGCTGTCTTCTTCACCATCAAGTGTCCTCCCAACCTTTTCCGCCATCGACCCCGCCGGAGCTCCACCACCTCCCCCGCCGACCCGGCCCATGCCCGGCCCGAGGTGATTTCCGACCTCAAATACCAGAAGGACGCCCACGTCAAGGAAATCGGGACCGAGTGCCCGGTTTGCTTATCGGTCTTTGCCGACGGCGAAGAAGTGAGGCAGCTCAGTGTGTGCAAGCACTCGTTTCATGGCACGTGCATTAACATGTGGCTCAAGGATCACTCGAATTGCCCGATATGCCGCGCGAACATCGCCGTCGATCGGAGTAGTAGTAACAGCAGAACGGCGGCGTCCGGTAGAGAATATCGGGATGATCTGCAACAAGGTTTGCCCGATGCTTCCGCCATGGTTTGA